A region from the Oncorhynchus keta strain PuntledgeMale-10-30-2019 chromosome 5, Oket_V2, whole genome shotgun sequence genome encodes:
- the LOC118376987 gene encoding activating transcription factor 7-interacting protein 1-like isoform X2, which produces MDVAVAEEPLRKIFRAKKTMKVSDRRQLESLHTTLSSPCSFPSPPQPSMVNGKHCEAVSMEVDEEMHGSTHTITHATSSLTATSLTTEISEEPTASELLVSSSQNIHSDVKDVQEEGEGDKESTLPSLEVEDKMKGDRNSKGDVIVSSPVSSEKTEAVRERQVDGMEMGLVPGTTQDTVPILNPAASLSSNTAVESVSSPSLSPSYTAESDQEVRPGFLVLSEDDDVQDESDEEQREREGGVEKVEVNMKKPEQIVSGASSPTPLQIDEEEGAALQKKRSLSGDSEDGGEKQGERDLEVVERHNKRPRVDCEELEAHVELKISGSAERQHKLKKVVQQLVEEQLCVLQLTLFDKSLQGLRDRLDKIEKHPSALKSLQAKIGRLSKKVGTAIQAMENAQKPPGVLLPPTSTHATATTPAESAILGLRTMGNNTPDPKCNDQTPTPVRNDQGSQTPTPLRNDQGSQTPTPLRNDQGSQTPTPVPTASLRPSPSSTASAGSQPTSQTLMLSTCVTPKPGPSAFPLQSFLIQLPGGGTAILTNPTNSQLIPVCALPAMTSSTVTPTTAFLLQRTTPYTPAAPKPPSASALLSHFAAIPTTTTTPTDIPAATTSHMTTPITTPTCRATTTPWATTITTPTCRATTTPWATTVTTPTCRPTPRATTVTPPRATTVTTPRATTVTTTTPRAITTTTPRATTTTTPRATTTPRATATTTPRATATTTPRATTITTPTRRATTTLCATPNVSHPGATGTVSRPSSGVSGSVCESIRLVSVTNSTSTSSLPRFSMPATTGTQPSVRPAASVHQAASVQLAAPVPHVPAKTGSESTNPPSDSTQTSHPAKSEAFIDLTEEEEEDDDVLVTGVLKAPMALKASPSPSTAGQRTTATQQTSTSVGTQAVRLSLGQMSGVGSPHAVYHRPVQGSPSKSVASATSTTSSSTPCPQPSPLPPLPVPPQTISLPLEAASTSPPQQPLLKITRVPSHNDGIVLSWSVTEVDRSCAAVDSYHLYAYHQDHSGPSTHPLLWKKIGEVKALALPMACTLTQFVSGSKYYFAVRARDVFGRFGPFCEPQCTDVLTSPSPKAPI; this is translated from the exons ATGGATGTTGCTGTCGCAGAGGAACCCCTGAGGAAAATCTTCAGAGCAAAAAAGACTATGAAAGTCAGCGATCGACGGCAACTGGAATCCCTTCACACCACTCTTTCCTCTCCATGTTCTTTCCCATCCCCACCTCAGCCATCAATGGTAAATGGGAAGCACTGTGAAGCTGTGTCTATGGAAGTAGATGAAGAAATGCATGGATCTACACATACCATCACTCATGCCACTTCCTCCCTGACAGCCACGTCCCTAACTACTGAGATCTCTGAGGAACCAACAGCCTCTGAATTACTGGTTTCTTCATCACAGAACATACACTCTGATGTAAAAGATGTtcaggaagaaggagagggggacaaGGAGTCTACATTACCCAGCCTCGAGGTAGAAGACAAAATGAAGGGGGATAGAAATTCCAAAGGAGATGTTATTGTTTCCTCTCCTGTGAGTTCAGAGAAAACAGAAgcagtaagagagagacaggttgatGGTATGGAAATGGGCCTGGTACCAGGTACCACTCAGGACACAGTGCCCATATTGAACCCTGCCGCCTCCCTGTCCTCCAACACGGCTGTAGagtctgtctcttccccttcgcTCTCCCCGTCATACACGGCAGAGTCAGACCAGGAGGTCAGGCCAGGGTTCCTGGTGCTTAGTGAAGATGATGATGTCCAGGATGAGAGTGATGAGGAACAGAGGGAACGTGAAGGAGGGGTAGAAAAAGTTGAGGTTAACATGAAGAAGCCAGAACAAATTGTAAGTGGTGCTTCATCACCAACGCCCCTTCAGATTGATGAAG AGGAGGGTGCTGCTCTACAGAAGAAACGATCCTTGTCTGGAGACTCAGAGGATGGTGGTGaaaaacagggagaaagagactTGGAAGTGGTGGAGAGGCATAACAAGAGGCCCAGAGTAGACTGTGAAGAGCTGGAGGCTCATGTGGAGCTGAAGATCAGTGGGAGCGCAGAAAGGCAACACAAGCTAAAGAAG GTGGTGCAGCAGCTTGTTGAGGAGCAGTTGTGTGTTCTGCAGCTCACACTATTTGACAAGAGTCTTCAGGGGCTCAGAGACAGACTGGACAAAATAGAAAAACACCCGAGTGCACTCAAGAGCCTGCAG GCAAAGATTGGCCGACTTTCTAAGAAAGTTGGAACTGCCATCCAGGCCATGGAGAATGCCCAGAAACCTCCAGGG GTACTGTTGCCACCTACCTCTACTCATGCCACAGCAACCACCCCAGCAGAATCAGCAATTCTCGGCCTGAG AACAATGGGGAACAACACACCGGATCCAAAGTGTAATGATCAAACCCCTACTCCTGTACGTAATGATCAGGGCAGTCAAACCCCTACTCCTCTACGTAATGATCAGGGCAGTCAAACCCCTACTCCTCTACGTAATGATCAGGGCAGTCAAACCCCTACTCCTGTACCCACAG CCTCCTTGCGACCTTCCCCCTCTTCCACAGCCTCAGCCGGATCTCAACCCACATCCCAAACCTTGATGCTGAGCACCTGTGTTACCCCAAAACCAGGCCCGTCCGCCTTCCCTCTCCAGTCATTCCTCATACAGCTGCCTGGTGGAGGGACAGCCATCCTTACCAACCCAACCAACTCTCAGCTAATCCCAGTGTGCGCACTTCCCGCCATGACGAGTTCCACCGTGACACCCACCACTGCCTTCCTCCTGCAGAGGACTACTCCCTACACCCCTGCTGCTCCCAAGCCCCCCTCTGCTTCTGCCCTCTTATCTCATTTCGCTGCCATACCCACAACCACGACTACACCCACTGACATACCAGCTGCCACAACGTCCCACATGACCACACCCATAACCACACCCACATGCAGGGCCACAACCACACCCTGGGCCACAACCATAACCACACCTACATGCAGGGCCACAACCACACCCTGGGCCACAACTGTAACCACACCCACATGCAGGCCCACACCCAGGGCCACAACCGTAACCCCACCCAGGGCCACAACCGTAACCACACCCAGGGCCACAACCGTAACCACAACCACACCCAGGGCCATAACCACAACCACACCCAGggccacaaccacaaccacacccaGGGCCACAACCACACCCAGGGCCACAGCCACAACCACACCCAGGGCCACAGCCACAACCACACCCAGGGCCACAACCATAACCACACCCACACGCAGGGCCACAACCACACTCTGTGCCACACCCAATGTCTCCCACCCTGGAGCCACTGGGACGGTCAGCAGGCCCAGCTCCGGTGTGTCTGGCTCCGTCTGTGAGTCCATTCGGCTTGTGTCTGTGACGAACTCCACTTCAACTTCATCCTTACCAAGATTCTCAATGCCAGCCACCACAGGCACTCAACCCTCTGTGCGACCAGCTGCCTCTGTGCATCAAGCTGCCTCAGTACAACTCGCTGCCCCTGTACCACATGTGCCTGCGAAAACAG GTAGTGAATCTACAAACCCTCCTTCAGACTCCACACAGACATCTCATCCTGCCAAATCAGAAGCATTCATAGAcctgacagaggaggaggaggaggatgatgatgttcTAG TTACTGGAGTGCTGAAGGCTCCGATGGCTTTGAAGGCCTCACCCTCGCCTTCAACAGCGGGTCAGCGAACAACAGCCACACAGCAAACCTCCACTTCAGTCGGAACACAGGCCG TGAGGTTATCTCTTGGTCAGATGTCAGGTGTTGGGTCTCCGCATGCTGTTTATCATCGCCCCGTGCAG GGCTCCCCATCTAAAAGTGTTGCCTCGGCAACATCCACTACTTCATCTTCCACACCTTGCCCCCAGCCCTCTCCCCTTCCACCCTTGCCTGTCCCACCTCAAACTATCAGTCTGCCCCTAGAAGCGGCCAGCACCAGCCCTCCACAGCAGCCTCTGCTCAAAATAACCCGGGTTCCGAGCCATAATGACGGCATCGTGCTCTCCTGGTCTGTGACTGAGGTAGACAGGAGCTGTGCTGCCGTGGACAGCTACCACCTATACGCCTACCACCAGGACCACTCTGGCCCCAGCACACACCCCCTACTCTGGAAGAAGATCGGGGAGGTGAAGGCCTTGGCTTTGCCCATGGCCTGTACACTCACACAGTTTGTCTCTGGCTCCAAGTACTACTTTGCAGTCC